In Bactrocera oleae isolate idBacOlea1 chromosome 3, idBacOlea1, whole genome shotgun sequence, a genomic segment contains:
- the Socs36E gene encoding uncharacterized protein Socs36E, with product MGHRSSKISAGLTNGNKNSIKETSSSTKLTKHSSRRHSSRRFSKTSSTANSESGQLYRNSIASLTSTNVAAVYGDKFLPILRLDSDTIAETSNLSSVASNSTGQIIIKIHFKTHTPEMDNTQQNILQPTAESHAHVVANSDTYRRLVDTNSNKVPHTDAGVVEAAGSSINSMLNNNNANSNRASLPNNLNVLRITEPLVEQAADRAGNVEYYEIMEENTATTHNRPSVSSRRQKAKSAFMNLKSMLESSSSSSGSNKLNKLSNSNNNNHCNDSSANHSRNTSQAPPVTAEAHLRQKQLRPSNSEVRMSLPTVSTSSCQRDSAVSNVNSLTTSTHTPTPVSITTSSAAQPTPTVTATNEQLAVWASNKDLIISSINVVVCPTTTTTSATATAITSKPAERVPTAQIGNVIRNESESVVEEKCNSNPQRTNEGRDHTNISQTSITKNAVHVLSTATSPIVHSQVDFVHYLVPDLERIFNSSFYWGKMDRYEAERLLEGKSEGTFLLRDSAQEEYLFSVTFRKYGRSLHARIEQSGHKFSFDCHDPAVFSTSTVTGLLEHYKDPGSVMFFEPMLTVPFHRKKVFSLQQLARAAIVSNTSYDGVSELELPVRLKSFLKEYHYKQKLRVKLLDERLLTYT from the exons ATGGGGCACCGTTCCAGCAAAATATCTGCTGGCCTCACCAACGGtaacaaaaattcaattaagGAAACATCATCGTCGACCAAATTAACCAAACATTCGTCACGTCGTCATTCATCACGTCGCTTTTCAAAAACGTCTTCAACTGCAAATAGTGAAAGTGGTCAGCTTTATAGAAACTCAATAGCATCACTAACCAGCACTAACGTCGCCGCCGTCTACGGTGATAAGTTCTTGCCAATTTTACGTCTGGATAGCGATACAATAGCTGAAACTTCCAACCTTTCATCAGTGGCCAGTAATTCAACCGGTcagattattataaaaatacatttcaaaACACATACGCCTGAGATGGATAATACCCAACAAAACATACTGCAACCAACAGCTGAGTCACATGCGCATGTGGTGGCAAATAGCGATACTTATCGTCGCTTAGTCGATACAAATTCGAATAAGGTGCCGCACACAGATGCTGGTGTTGTGGAAGCTGCTGGCAGCTCCATTAATTCAATGTTGAACAATAACAATGCCAACAGCAATAGAGCGTCCCttccaaataatttaaatgttttgcgCATTACGGAACCTTTGGTGGAACAAGCAGCGGATCGCGCTGGCAATGTTGAGTATTATGAGATTATGGAAGAGAACACAGCTACAACGCATAACCGGCCGTCAGTGAGTAGCCGACGTCAGAAAGCCAAGTCGGCATTTATGAATTTGAAAAGCATGCTAGAATCATCATCATCCTCCTCAGGCAGCAACAAACTAAACAAACTatcaaatagcaacaacaataatcattGTAACGACAGCAGCGCTAATCATTCCCGAAACACTTCTCAAGCGCCGCCAGTAACAGCTGAGGCGCATTTACGACAAAAGCAATTACGACCGTCGAACAGTGAAGTAAGAATGTCACTACCTACGGTCAGCACTTCCAGCTGTCAGCGTGATAGTGCTGTTAGTAATGTTAATTCTTTGACAACTTCCACACATACTCCAACTCCAGTATCAATAACTACCTCAAGTGCAGCGCAGCCAACACCGACAGTGACagcaacaaatgagcagctcgcCGTTTGGGCATCCAATAAAGATTTAATAATCTCTTCCATAAATGTAGTGGTTTgtccaacgacaacaacaacatcggcaacagcaacagcaatcaCGAGTAAGCCAGCAGAGCGTGTACCGACAGCGCAAATCGGAAACGTTATTAGAAATGAAAGCGAATCGGTGGTCGAAGAAAAATGCAACAGTAATCCACAAAGAACTAATGAAGGTCGCGATCACACAAATATATCGCAAacttcaattacgaagaatgcCGTACATGTTTTATCCACAGCGACGTCACCTATTGTACACTCACAAGTAGATTTTGTACACTACCTCGTGCCAGATTTGGAGCGAATTTTCAATTCGAGTTTTTACTGGGGCAAAATGGATCGCTATGAGGCCGAACGTTTGCTTGAGGGCAAGTCTGAGGGCACATTTTTGCTACGCGACTCTGCGCAAGAGGAATACCTGTTCTCGGTAACATTCCGAAAGTACGGACGCTCGTTACATGCGCGTATCGAACAGAGTGGACACAAATTTag TTTCGACTGTCATGACCCAGCCGTATTTAGCACATCCACCGTTACCGGTTTGTTGGAACATTACAAAGATCCCGGCAGTGTTATGTTCTTCGAACCAATGCTGACCGTACCATTCCATCGCAAAAAAGTATTCTCATTACAGCAATTGGCACGCGCCGCCATTGTATCGAACACCAGCTATGACGGTGTATCCGAACTGGAGTTGCCCGTGCGTCTAAAATCCTTCCTTAAGGAATACCACTACAAACAGAAATTGCGCGTGA